In Harpia harpyja isolate bHarHar1 chromosome 8, bHarHar1 primary haplotype, whole genome shotgun sequence, a genomic segment contains:
- the NFKBIZ gene encoding NF-kappa-B inhibitor zeta isoform X2 has translation MIVESSRDAAPDGGDGGALSSPINLAYFYGASPHSSEGSCSPAHSAPGSPGSDSDLSVSSRGGGRRDPRGGARPALQVEQHMGGGKQHRGPFQGVRVKNSVKELLLHFRSSKQMSSGSTAEEGKAQGGLVNYEQYTELKSILGHSGKRKAPELLSDGPSFKRQANVHPHLLTPPQTPTSMDNMEETHKNDPKHDSSSDLLQNIINIKNESSPVSLNTVQVSWLHTVSSHSSPGEQYQDSPGTQAFSPSQKYQAFQDHTSQHVLDPPQHYQFPPSQNQDLSQSYPSDTSLEYRPFAANDQSPGYHQNTFESHELQYCPSQSFSSLLNDSEGSESISAPLQPLPSAHPQADVGSHAPNFSLLSSNICGSLERSVSLATLNVSLPDQNIARSTAQLGKSFFQWQVEQEENKLANISQDQFLAKDSDGDTFLHIAVAQGRRALSYVLARKMAALHMLDIKEHNGQSAFQVAVAANQHLIVQDLVSLGAQVNTTDCWGRTPLHVCAEKGHAQVLQAIQKGAMGSNQYVDLEATNYDGLTALHCAVLAHNAVLHELQNSQPPHSPEVQELLLRNKSLVETIKTLIQMGASVEAKDRKSGRSALHLAAEEANLELIRLFLELPNCLSFVNAKAYNGNTALHVAASLQYRMSQLDAVRLLMRKGADPSARNLENEQPVHLVPDGLVGEQIRRILKGKAIQQRVSPF, from the exons ATGATCGTGGAGAGCAGCCGGGACGCGGCGCCCGATGGCGGCGACGGCGGCGCCCTCAGCAGCCCCATCAACCTCGCCTACTTCTACGGGGCCTCGCCCCACTCCAGCGAGGGCAGCTGCTCGCCGGCGCACTCCGCCCCGGGCTCGCCGGGCTCCGACTCGGACCTCTCGGTGAgcagccgcggcggcggccggagggaCCCCCGGggcggcgcccgccccgcgctGCAAG TTGAACAGCACATGGGGGGAGGGAAGCAGCACAGAGGCCCTTTCCAGGGGGTCCGTGTGAAGAATTCCGTGAAGGAGCTCCTGCTGCACTTCAGGAGCAGCAAACAGATGTCCTCGGGCTCCACCGCGGAGGAAGGCAAG GCACAAGGAGGATTGGTGAACTACGAGCAGTACACAG agctgaagaGCATACTAGGTCACAGTGGCAAAAGAAAGGCTCCTGAGCTCCTTTCTGATGGACCTTCTTTCAAACGCCAAGCTAATGTTCACCCACACCTCCTG acACCACCCCAGACACCAACTTCTATGGATAACATGGAGGAGACTCATAAAAACGACCCAAAGCACGACAGCAGTTCTGATCTGCTTCAGAACATTATAAACATCAAGAACGAGTCGAGCCCTGTTTCTCTGAACACGGTGCAGGTTAGCTGGTTGCACACCGTCTCCAGTCACAGCTCACCTGGCGAGCAGTACCAGGACAGCCCGGGAACACAGGCTTTCTCCCCGTCCCAGAAGTACCAAGCGTTCCAAGATCACACTTCCCAGCATGTGCTTGATCCACCACAGCATTACCAGTTCCCTCCATCCCAGAACCAAGACTTGTCGCAGAGCTATCCTTCGGACACCTCCCTGGAGTACAGGCCGTTTGCCGCCAATGACCAGTCTCCTGGCTACCATCAGAATACGTTTGAGAGCCATGAACTGCAGTACTGCCCGTCGCAGAGCTTCTCCTCCCTCTTGAACGACTCTGAAGGCTCGGAGAGCAtctctgctcccctccagccGCTGCCCAGTGCCCACCCGCAGGCTGATGTCGGCTCCCACGCTCCGAACTTCAGCTTGCTTTCCAGTAACATCTGTGGTAGTCTGGAGCGCAGCGTCTCTTTGGCTACTTTGAATGTCTCCCTACCTGACCAAAACATCGCCAGAAGCACGGCGCAGCTGGGCAAGTCATTTTTTCAATGGCAAGTggagcaggaggaaaacaaaCTGGCTAACATCTCTCAAGACCAGTTCCTTGCAAAAGACTCGGATGGAGACAC CTTCCTTCACATTGCTGTTGCGCAGGGCCGACGAGCGCTCTCCTATGTTCTTGCAAGGAAGATGGCTGCCCTGCACATGCTGGATATTAAAGAGCACAATGGCCAG AGTGCTTTCCAGGTTGCTGTGGCTGCCAATCAGCATCTCATTGTGCAGGACTTGGTTAGCTTGGGGGCTCAAGTCAACACCACAGACTGCTGGGGTAGGACGCCGTTGCATGTTTGTGCTGAGAAGGGGCATGCCCAGGTCCTTCAG GCAATTCAAAAGGGAGCCATGGGAAGCAATCAGTATGTGGACCTTGAGGCAACAAACTATGATG GTTTGACGGCATTGCACTGTGCTGTTCTGGCTCATAATGCTGTGCTGCATGAACTGCAAAACAGTCAGCCACCTCACTCCCCTGAGGTCCAGGAGCTTCTGCTGAGAAACAAGAGCCTGGTAGAAACCATCAAGACTCTGATACAAATGGGAGCCTCTGTTGAAGCGAAA GATCGTAAAAGTGGTCGCTCAGCTTTACATTTGGCAGCAGAAGAAGCAAACCTGGAGCTCATTCGTCTCTTTTTGGAGCTGCCCAACTGTCTCTCTTTTGTTAACGCAAAG gcttaCAATGGCAACACTGCACTCCACGTGGCTGCCAGCCTGCAGTATCGCATGAGTCAGTTGGATGCTGTGCGCTTGTTAATGCGAAAAGGAGCGGATCCAAGTGCCAGAAACTTGGAGAATGAGCAGCCAGTTCATCTGGTTCCTGATGGCCTTGTGGGAGAACAG ataAGACGTATCCTAAAAGGGAAGGCGATTCAGCAGAGAGTGTCGCCATTTTAA
- the NFKBIZ gene encoding NF-kappa-B inhibitor zeta isoform X3, with amino-acid sequence MGGGKQHRGPFQGVRVKNSVKELLLHFRSSKQMSSGSTAEEGKAQGGLVNYEQYTAELKSILGHSGKRKAPELLSDGPSFKRQANVHPHLLTPPQTPTSMDNMEETHKNDPKHDSSSDLLQNIINIKNESSPVSLNTVQVSWLHTVSSHSSPGEQYQDSPGTQAFSPSQKYQAFQDHTSQHVLDPPQHYQFPPSQNQDLSQSYPSDTSLEYRPFAANDQSPGYHQNTFESHELQYCPSQSFSSLLNDSEGSESISAPLQPLPSAHPQADVGSHAPNFSLLSSNICGSLERSVSLATLNVSLPDQNIARSTAQLGKSFFQWQVEQEENKLANISQDQFLAKDSDGDTFLHIAVAQGRRALSYVLARKMAALHMLDIKEHNGQSAFQVAVAANQHLIVQDLVSLGAQVNTTDCWGRTPLHVCAEKGHAQVLQAIQKGAMGSNQYVDLEATNYDGLTALHCAVLAHNAVLHELQNSQPPHSPEVQELLLRNKSLVETIKTLIQMGASVEAKDRKSGRSALHLAAEEANLELIRLFLELPNCLSFVNAKAYNGNTALHVAASLQYRMSQLDAVRLLMRKGADPSARNLENEQPVHLVPDGLVGEQIRRILKGKAIQQRVSPF; translated from the exons ATGGGGGGAGGGAAGCAGCACAGAGGCCCTTTCCAGGGGGTCCGTGTGAAGAATTCCGTGAAGGAGCTCCTGCTGCACTTCAGGAGCAGCAAACAGATGTCCTCGGGCTCCACCGCGGAGGAAGGCAAG GCACAAGGAGGATTGGTGAACTACGAGCAGTACACAG cagagctgaagaGCATACTAGGTCACAGTGGCAAAAGAAAGGCTCCTGAGCTCCTTTCTGATGGACCTTCTTTCAAACGCCAAGCTAATGTTCACCCACACCTCCTG acACCACCCCAGACACCAACTTCTATGGATAACATGGAGGAGACTCATAAAAACGACCCAAAGCACGACAGCAGTTCTGATCTGCTTCAGAACATTATAAACATCAAGAACGAGTCGAGCCCTGTTTCTCTGAACACGGTGCAGGTTAGCTGGTTGCACACCGTCTCCAGTCACAGCTCACCTGGCGAGCAGTACCAGGACAGCCCGGGAACACAGGCTTTCTCCCCGTCCCAGAAGTACCAAGCGTTCCAAGATCACACTTCCCAGCATGTGCTTGATCCACCACAGCATTACCAGTTCCCTCCATCCCAGAACCAAGACTTGTCGCAGAGCTATCCTTCGGACACCTCCCTGGAGTACAGGCCGTTTGCCGCCAATGACCAGTCTCCTGGCTACCATCAGAATACGTTTGAGAGCCATGAACTGCAGTACTGCCCGTCGCAGAGCTTCTCCTCCCTCTTGAACGACTCTGAAGGCTCGGAGAGCAtctctgctcccctccagccGCTGCCCAGTGCCCACCCGCAGGCTGATGTCGGCTCCCACGCTCCGAACTTCAGCTTGCTTTCCAGTAACATCTGTGGTAGTCTGGAGCGCAGCGTCTCTTTGGCTACTTTGAATGTCTCCCTACCTGACCAAAACATCGCCAGAAGCACGGCGCAGCTGGGCAAGTCATTTTTTCAATGGCAAGTggagcaggaggaaaacaaaCTGGCTAACATCTCTCAAGACCAGTTCCTTGCAAAAGACTCGGATGGAGACAC CTTCCTTCACATTGCTGTTGCGCAGGGCCGACGAGCGCTCTCCTATGTTCTTGCAAGGAAGATGGCTGCCCTGCACATGCTGGATATTAAAGAGCACAATGGCCAG AGTGCTTTCCAGGTTGCTGTGGCTGCCAATCAGCATCTCATTGTGCAGGACTTGGTTAGCTTGGGGGCTCAAGTCAACACCACAGACTGCTGGGGTAGGACGCCGTTGCATGTTTGTGCTGAGAAGGGGCATGCCCAGGTCCTTCAG GCAATTCAAAAGGGAGCCATGGGAAGCAATCAGTATGTGGACCTTGAGGCAACAAACTATGATG GTTTGACGGCATTGCACTGTGCTGTTCTGGCTCATAATGCTGTGCTGCATGAACTGCAAAACAGTCAGCCACCTCACTCCCCTGAGGTCCAGGAGCTTCTGCTGAGAAACAAGAGCCTGGTAGAAACCATCAAGACTCTGATACAAATGGGAGCCTCTGTTGAAGCGAAA GATCGTAAAAGTGGTCGCTCAGCTTTACATTTGGCAGCAGAAGAAGCAAACCTGGAGCTCATTCGTCTCTTTTTGGAGCTGCCCAACTGTCTCTCTTTTGTTAACGCAAAG gcttaCAATGGCAACACTGCACTCCACGTGGCTGCCAGCCTGCAGTATCGCATGAGTCAGTTGGATGCTGTGCGCTTGTTAATGCGAAAAGGAGCGGATCCAAGTGCCAGAAACTTGGAGAATGAGCAGCCAGTTCATCTGGTTCCTGATGGCCTTGTGGGAGAACAG ataAGACGTATCCTAAAAGGGAAGGCGATTCAGCAGAGAGTGTCGCCATTTTAA
- the NFKBIZ gene encoding NF-kappa-B inhibitor zeta isoform X1, producing the protein MIVESSRDAAPDGGDGGALSSPINLAYFYGASPHSSEGSCSPAHSAPGSPGSDSDLSVSSRGGGRRDPRGGARPALQVEQHMGGGKQHRGPFQGVRVKNSVKELLLHFRSSKQMSSGSTAEEGKAQGGLVNYEQYTAELKSILGHSGKRKAPELLSDGPSFKRQANVHPHLLTPPQTPTSMDNMEETHKNDPKHDSSSDLLQNIINIKNESSPVSLNTVQVSWLHTVSSHSSPGEQYQDSPGTQAFSPSQKYQAFQDHTSQHVLDPPQHYQFPPSQNQDLSQSYPSDTSLEYRPFAANDQSPGYHQNTFESHELQYCPSQSFSSLLNDSEGSESISAPLQPLPSAHPQADVGSHAPNFSLLSSNICGSLERSVSLATLNVSLPDQNIARSTAQLGKSFFQWQVEQEENKLANISQDQFLAKDSDGDTFLHIAVAQGRRALSYVLARKMAALHMLDIKEHNGQSAFQVAVAANQHLIVQDLVSLGAQVNTTDCWGRTPLHVCAEKGHAQVLQAIQKGAMGSNQYVDLEATNYDGLTALHCAVLAHNAVLHELQNSQPPHSPEVQELLLRNKSLVETIKTLIQMGASVEAKDRKSGRSALHLAAEEANLELIRLFLELPNCLSFVNAKAYNGNTALHVAASLQYRMSQLDAVRLLMRKGADPSARNLENEQPVHLVPDGLVGEQIRRILKGKAIQQRVSPF; encoded by the exons ATGATCGTGGAGAGCAGCCGGGACGCGGCGCCCGATGGCGGCGACGGCGGCGCCCTCAGCAGCCCCATCAACCTCGCCTACTTCTACGGGGCCTCGCCCCACTCCAGCGAGGGCAGCTGCTCGCCGGCGCACTCCGCCCCGGGCTCGCCGGGCTCCGACTCGGACCTCTCGGTGAgcagccgcggcggcggccggagggaCCCCCGGggcggcgcccgccccgcgctGCAAG TTGAACAGCACATGGGGGGAGGGAAGCAGCACAGAGGCCCTTTCCAGGGGGTCCGTGTGAAGAATTCCGTGAAGGAGCTCCTGCTGCACTTCAGGAGCAGCAAACAGATGTCCTCGGGCTCCACCGCGGAGGAAGGCAAG GCACAAGGAGGATTGGTGAACTACGAGCAGTACACAG cagagctgaagaGCATACTAGGTCACAGTGGCAAAAGAAAGGCTCCTGAGCTCCTTTCTGATGGACCTTCTTTCAAACGCCAAGCTAATGTTCACCCACACCTCCTG acACCACCCCAGACACCAACTTCTATGGATAACATGGAGGAGACTCATAAAAACGACCCAAAGCACGACAGCAGTTCTGATCTGCTTCAGAACATTATAAACATCAAGAACGAGTCGAGCCCTGTTTCTCTGAACACGGTGCAGGTTAGCTGGTTGCACACCGTCTCCAGTCACAGCTCACCTGGCGAGCAGTACCAGGACAGCCCGGGAACACAGGCTTTCTCCCCGTCCCAGAAGTACCAAGCGTTCCAAGATCACACTTCCCAGCATGTGCTTGATCCACCACAGCATTACCAGTTCCCTCCATCCCAGAACCAAGACTTGTCGCAGAGCTATCCTTCGGACACCTCCCTGGAGTACAGGCCGTTTGCCGCCAATGACCAGTCTCCTGGCTACCATCAGAATACGTTTGAGAGCCATGAACTGCAGTACTGCCCGTCGCAGAGCTTCTCCTCCCTCTTGAACGACTCTGAAGGCTCGGAGAGCAtctctgctcccctccagccGCTGCCCAGTGCCCACCCGCAGGCTGATGTCGGCTCCCACGCTCCGAACTTCAGCTTGCTTTCCAGTAACATCTGTGGTAGTCTGGAGCGCAGCGTCTCTTTGGCTACTTTGAATGTCTCCCTACCTGACCAAAACATCGCCAGAAGCACGGCGCAGCTGGGCAAGTCATTTTTTCAATGGCAAGTggagcaggaggaaaacaaaCTGGCTAACATCTCTCAAGACCAGTTCCTTGCAAAAGACTCGGATGGAGACAC CTTCCTTCACATTGCTGTTGCGCAGGGCCGACGAGCGCTCTCCTATGTTCTTGCAAGGAAGATGGCTGCCCTGCACATGCTGGATATTAAAGAGCACAATGGCCAG AGTGCTTTCCAGGTTGCTGTGGCTGCCAATCAGCATCTCATTGTGCAGGACTTGGTTAGCTTGGGGGCTCAAGTCAACACCACAGACTGCTGGGGTAGGACGCCGTTGCATGTTTGTGCTGAGAAGGGGCATGCCCAGGTCCTTCAG GCAATTCAAAAGGGAGCCATGGGAAGCAATCAGTATGTGGACCTTGAGGCAACAAACTATGATG GTTTGACGGCATTGCACTGTGCTGTTCTGGCTCATAATGCTGTGCTGCATGAACTGCAAAACAGTCAGCCACCTCACTCCCCTGAGGTCCAGGAGCTTCTGCTGAGAAACAAGAGCCTGGTAGAAACCATCAAGACTCTGATACAAATGGGAGCCTCTGTTGAAGCGAAA GATCGTAAAAGTGGTCGCTCAGCTTTACATTTGGCAGCAGAAGAAGCAAACCTGGAGCTCATTCGTCTCTTTTTGGAGCTGCCCAACTGTCTCTCTTTTGTTAACGCAAAG gcttaCAATGGCAACACTGCACTCCACGTGGCTGCCAGCCTGCAGTATCGCATGAGTCAGTTGGATGCTGTGCGCTTGTTAATGCGAAAAGGAGCGGATCCAAGTGCCAGAAACTTGGAGAATGAGCAGCCAGTTCATCTGGTTCCTGATGGCCTTGTGGGAGAACAG ataAGACGTATCCTAAAAGGGAAGGCGATTCAGCAGAGAGTGTCGCCATTTTAA